The following coding sequences lie in one Arachis ipaensis cultivar K30076 chromosome B03, Araip1.1, whole genome shotgun sequence genomic window:
- the LOC110270174 gene encoding uncharacterized protein LOC110270174: MEGPWMIAGHYLIVQRWRPFFLESEKSVKKIAAWIRIPNLLIELYNQKFLWRVGSTIGHMLKIDRSTSIHSRGRFARICVEIDLAKKLVPRISVLGSELYIEYEGLHQICFSCGKYGHRSDLCTDEPVGKTAGHEAGAEGNTMVSEDPPSVETENQNGKKQDSSGGNQGNQIFPDFGPWMLVKRNFRRNKGMNNQGKIGGMIGQDLPNNQEREYEEDMPTNANGSRFITLNEEGINSLAKNSMQEEAIIASSGPEASKALIVNNKSQIIQKKVLQVGAGKNPQSGKMGPFNKVGPQGSEKWLKPNPKMIIKNPSSSPEASKSIVTVSPTKKSRETNDIEGVVIEYMRKLQREQNEAFVAMKQVATGREGFVVRNNPLLMNASSSDSHMEIEAVRSPGKDLDRPPDESMTDSGGRKIKEGNLSIGKQNGKLGSHTQV; encoded by the coding sequence ATGGAAGGACCTTGGATGATTGCCGGACACTATCTCATTGTGCAAAGATGGCGACCTTTTTTCTTGGAATCTGAGAAATCAGTGAAGAAAATTGCTGCCTGGATTCGGATACCAAACCTCCTTATTGAGCTCTATAACCAGAAATTTCTATGGAGAGTTGGGTCTACTATTGGTCACATGCTCAAAATTGACCGGTCAACCTCAATCCATTCTAGAGGACGCTTTGCTAGGATTTGTGTCGAAATTGATCTTGCTAAAAAACTTGTCCCTAGGATCTCGGTTCTTGGATCAGAACTCTATATTGAATATGAAGGACTGCACCAAATTTGCTTCTCCTGCGGCAAGTATGGTCACAGGTCTGATTTGTGCACTGATGAGCCGGTGGGTAAGACCGCGGGCCATGAAGCTGGCGCGGAAGGGAACACTATGGTTTCCGAAGATCCACCATCCGTCGAGACTGAGaaccaaaatggaaagaagcaaGATTCTAGCGGTGGTAATCAAGGGAATCAAATTTTCCCTGATTTTGGGCCATGGATGTTAGTTAAACGTAACTTTAGGCGGAATAAGGGCATGAATAATCAAGGAAAGATTGGAGGCATGATTGGTCAAGATCTACCTAATAATCAGGAAAGAGAATATGAGGAAGATATGCCCACCAATGCTAATGGCTCACGTTTTATTACTTTGAATGAGGAAGGAATAAATTCTTTGGCTAAGAATTCCATGCAAGAGGAAGCCATTATAGCTTCAAGTGGGCCCGAGGCCTCAAAGGCCTTAATAGTGAATAATAAGAGTCAAATCATTCAAAAAAAAGTCTTACAGGTTGGTGCAGGTAAAAATCCACAAAGTGGTAAAATGGGCCCCTTTAATAAAGTTGGGCCACAAGGATCTGAAAAATGGTTAAAGCCTAATCCTAAAATGATCATCAAGAATCCTTCCTCCTCTCCTGAAGCTTCCAAGAGCATTGTCACCGTGTCTCCTACGAAGAAGTCTCGTGAAACTAATGATATAGAAGGGGTAGTGATAGAGTATATGCGAAAACTTCAAAGAGAGCAGAATGAGGCTTTTGTTGCTATGAAGCAAGTTGCTACAGGTCGTGAAGGTTTTGTGGTGAGGAATAATCCTCTACTGATGAATGCAAGCTCCTCTGACTCTCATATGGAAATAGAGGCTGTGCGGAGTCCAGGGAAAGATCTCGATAGGCCCCCAGATGAGAGTATGACTGATTCTGGTGGTAGAAAAATCAAAGAGGGGAATTTATCCATTGGTAAGCAGAATGGCAAGTTAGGGTCTCATACCCAGGTGTAA